The sequence CTTGCCAGTGAACGCTCGGACCATGTCCGACATCGGCCCGAGCTGCGCCCAGGCGCTCGTGTCGAGCACCATCAACGCGTCATAGCCGTCGACGTCGGCGGCCGTGGCGTTGACGCCGATCGTCTTGATCCGATTCGTGGGATCCAGGAACTCCAGGTTGCGCGGCGTGGAGTGGCCGTTGAGGATTTGCACCTGCTTGCCAAGCTTTTCAAGCACGCCGGCCATGCCGAGTTCGCTCCCGAGCGCGTCGGCGTCGGGACGGATGTGGCTTACCAGGATGAAACGCTGGTGCGCGCGGACAACTTCGACAAAACGCGGCCAATCAATGGTCATGAGCGAACTTCTTGATCAAACTGAATGAGCGTGGGGCGACGCGAGTTGTGGCACGGTCCTATATGTTGTGTCACGGTCTCCCGACCGTGACACTGGCCAGACCGAAGGTCTCCATTCATGGCGAGCCGCATCGTGTCACGGTCGGGAGACCGTGCCACAACAAACTGCCGCGATCCGGTCGGCGTCGGCGACATCCTCGGCAAGCTGCGCTGTCAGGGCCGATACGTCGGCGAACGGGCGAATGTCCCGCAGCCGGGCCAAAAAGTCAACCTCCAAGGTCTGGCCGTAAAGCGAGCCAGAGTAATTCAGCAAGTGTACCTCGATCTTCGCGGCTTGCTCCCCAAATGTGGGATTCGGGCCGACGTTAATTGCTGCCCCCACGCGTCGC comes from Planctomycetia bacterium and encodes:
- a CDS encoding bifunctional oligoribonuclease/PAP phosphatase NrnA; amino-acid sequence: MTIDWPRFVEVVRAHQRFILVSHIRPDADALGSELGMAGVLEKLGKQVQILNGHSTPRNLEFLDPTNRIKTIGVNATAADVDGYDALMVLDTSAWAQLGPMSDMVRAFTGK